One window of the Salvia splendens isolate huo1 chromosome 1, SspV2, whole genome shotgun sequence genome contains the following:
- the LOC121751671 gene encoding uncharacterized protein LOC121751671 encodes MNEPQIHHRSNNNNNHNPYDYSTKSRSGRTNLASCAVATVFLLAIAAASVAVYFFLFKPKPPLIAVNAVQFPTFSVANGTVNFEFFQFVTVTNPNRDEFSHYDSSLQLVYSGEPVGTVFIPAGRIGGRGRQKMSAKFDLQKYPLALPSRAAIGGEDGAVEAAAADTMVIETRMKLVGRVRVLRVFMHRVESKVKCGVTIEVTRGTVQGVRC; translated from the coding sequence ATGAATGAACCTCAAATCCATCACAgatctaataataataataatcacaACCCTTACGATTACAGTACCAAATCGAGGAGCGGCCGTACTAACCTAGCATCGTGCGCCGTCGCCACGGTGTTTCTTCTGGCAATCGCCGCCGCATCCGTCGCCGTCTACTTCTTCCTCTTCAAGCCGAAGCCTCCGCTGATCGCCGTGAACGCCGTCCAGTTCCCGACATTCTCCGTCGCCAACGGCACCGTCAACTTCGAGTTCTTCCAATTCGTCACCGTCACCAACCCCAACCGCGACGAGTTCTCGCACTACGACAGCTCGCTGCAGCTCGTGTACTCCGGCGAGCCGGTCGGCACCGTCTTCATCCCGGCGGGGAGAATCGGCGGCCGCGGCAGGCAGAAGATGTCGGCGAAGTTCGATTTGCAGAAGTACCCGCTCGCGCTGCCGTCGAGGGCGGCGATCGGCGGAGAGGACGGCGCCGTTGAAGCAGCAGCGGCGGACACGATGGTGATTGAGACGCGGATGAAGCTGGTGGGGAGGGTTCGCGTGCTGCGGGTGTTCATGCACCGAGTGGAGAGCAAGGTGAAATGCGGGGTCACGATTGAGGTCACGCGCGGGACGGTTCAGGGCGTCCGCTGCTGA
- the LOC121751662 gene encoding uncharacterized protein LOC121751662, translating to MLMEFLSSRISTNLQISAPISFLTWKGTRYCSTLTIPNSKRFPLQLPLSTNVFRTIPSRNFRISAHFGRASSRQNYLRKKLTKQHKQHQVSEDLHKLNTHDSNFESSSEMTLNLERGSGVSDEPLDAYGEVRKNVDKLSQNEGVIELGKDFRKKNIGESIMWNKLEGWVEQYKKDSQFWGIGTGPIFSVFQDAEGKVERVVVNEDEILRRSRVDPQLDNEDEVLAEVDFKISFAKDLAREMEEGSNVIPKNSSVAKFVQSGAEGSRFVEAVRSVAVKSVSFPSMSKVGVLVLCGLSVVWAIRGLFTVGKDSKGEYTAFEKEMLRRKMKARTKEEKMVKGSVEVMQVPVEPKGVSLNRPQLDKEELVNSIIKAKGSNNQLGIVDQTSENELQGKIEEIRAMARHARETERRDALQKSNATSKNELPREEEVSVEDIDERREHVSITDSDTDTDDGIELSINGASDDKCETELHNITPNGSLKSEVSYEKEVSASSNLTDANVHSDGSDQYKNSSPKKIRIIKYAKEAREYLLRKHQTPVGNQKDDVGNNEHADISSLVPTANVASGNTSPVMDLTEKVHDPTPTSGIDEFSYPFEDCSLGSETPQGNADNLNHSETSRIYSDHDVNISNKVAGVPVDNIPKAKDTDIETRWTCNSSSDTSSFLGGIQKSKVDAPGKPQTEKVPTQLRNHKSEDTANNGTLVGIQESVFATSDEVNDTTNELAPLVSKENWMEKNFNEFEPIVDKIGAGFRDSYQLAKEKASQGLGSETDLTQLKSDDAESELEWMKDERLREIVFKVRDNELSGRDPFHLMDEEDKLAFFNGLDKKVEQENRKLLKLHEYLHSNIDNLDYGADGISVYDPPEKVIPRWKVPPAERNPEFLNNFVEQRKELVSEGLKSSFLSRKTAKEDVNTSEKLSSLENSAVAANDSDPRAEVKKDISVSSKTVIEGSDGSIRAGKKQGKAFWQHTKKWSEGFLESYNAESDPEAKAVMRDIGEDLDRWITEKEIKEAAELMDKLPEKGFIKQKLNKVRREMELYGPQAVVSKYREYAEEKEEDYLWWLDLPHVLCIELYTVEDGEERAGFYSLEMAADLELDPKPYHVIAFEDAGDCKNLCYIIQAKMEMLGNGNVFVIARPPKDAYREAKANGFSVTVIKKGQLQLNMDQTLEEVEESIAEIGSKIYHDSITKERSVDVNGLMKGVFGITKPTTKRKKSKRKSRRQIKP from the exons ATGCTCATGGAGTTTCTAAGCTCCAGAATATCAACAAATCTTCAAATTTCTGCACCAATTTCCTTCCTCACATGGAAAGGCACGAGATATTGTTCAACGCTGACCATACCTAACTCGAAGAGATTCCCTTTGCAACTACCGCTTTCTACAAATGTATTTCGCACAATTCCGTCGAGAAACTTCCGGATTTCAGCTCATTTCGGCAGAGCTTCTAGCCGCCAGAATTATCTGAGGAAGAAACTCACCAAACAACACAAGCAGCATCAGGTGAGTGAAGACCTTCATAAACTCAATACGCATGACTCCAATTTTGAAAGTTCTAGTGAAATGACCTTGAATCTCGAGCGTGGTAGTGGCGTTAGTGACGAACCGCTTGATGCTTACGGTGaagttagaaagaatgttgataAGTTAAGTCAGAATGAGGGTGTGATAGAATTGGGAAAGGATTTTAGGAAAAAGAATATAGGGGAATCTATCATGTGGAACAAATTGGAGGGTTGGGTTGAGCAGTATAAGAAGGACTCCCAATTTTGGGGCATTGGAACTGGTCCTATATTTTCTGTATTTCAGGATGCTGAAGGTAAGGTAGAAAGGGTAGTGGTGAatgaagatgagattttgaggcGAAGTCGGGTTGATCCTCAGTTGGATAACGAAGACGAGGTCTTGGCTGAAGTTGATTTTAAGATATCTTTTGCAAAAGACTTGGCAAGAGAGATGGAGGAGGGGAGTAATGTGATTCCCAAGAATAGTTCAGTGGCTAAGTTTGTGCAATCTGGTGCTGAGGGATCACGTTTTGTGGAAGCAGTTCGCAGTGTCGCAGTGAAGTCAGTTTCATTTCCCAGTATGTCAAAGGTTGGAGTGTTAGTGTTATGTGGCTTATCAGTGGTTTGGGCAATTAGGGGGCTATTCACTGTTGGCAAGGATAGTAAAGGTGAATACACAGCTTTTGAGAAGGAAATGCTGCGGAGGAAAATGAAAGCAAGAACGAAAGAAGAGAAGATGGTGAAAGGTAGTGTGGAAGTAATGCAGGTGCCCGTAGAGCCTAAAGGCGTGTCGTTAAATAGGCCTCAACTTGATAAAGAAGAACTTGTCAACAGCATTATTAAGGCAAAGGGATCAAATAATCAACTGGGGATAGTGGACCAAACTTCTGAAAATGAACTTCAAGGCAAAATTGAAGAAATTAGGGCAATGGCACGGCATGCACGGGAAACTGAGAGAAGAGACGCTCTGCAAAAGTCTAATGCAACTTCAAAAAATGAACTTCCTAGGGAGGAGGAGGTATCTGTTGAAGATATTGATGAAAGGAGAGAACATGTGTCCATCACTGACAGTGACACTGACACAGACGATGGTATTGAACTGTCCATCAATGGAGCTTCAGATGATAAATGTGAGACAGAGCTCCATAACATCACCCCTAATGGAAGTTTGAAATCAGAAGTGAGCTATGAGAAAGAGGTTTCAGCATCCTCAAACTTGACTGATGCCAATGTACATTCCGATGGTTCAGACCAATATAAAAATTCTTCccccaaaaaaataagaatcaTAAAATATGCCAAGGAAGCAAGGGAGTACCTTTTAAGGAAGCATCAAACACCAGTGGGGAATCAAAAAGATGATGTTGGAAACAACGAACACGCGGATATTTCTAGTCTGGTACCCACTGCAAATGTGGCATCTGGTAACACAAGCCCAGTAATGGATTTAACTGAAAAAGTACATGATCCTACCCCTACAAGTGGAATAGATGAATTTTCGTATCCATTTGAAGATTGCAGCCTGGGTAGTGAAACTCCACAAGGAAATGCGGATAACCTAAATCATTCAGAAACATCCAGAATATACTCAGATCATGATGTTAATATCTCTAACAAAGTTGCTGGGGTACCCGTAGATAACATCCCCAAGGCAAAAGATACAGATATTGAGACTCGCTGGACTTGTAATAGCTCAAGTGATACATCGTCTTTTCTAGGGGGCATACAAAAATCTAAAGTTGATGCACCGGGCAAGCCCCAGACAGAAAAAGTTCCTACTCAGCTCAGGAACCATAAATCTGAAGATACTGCAAATAATGGAACATTGGTAGGTATTCAAGAGTCTGTATTTGCTACTTCTGATGAAGTTAATGATACAACGAATGAGCTAGCTCCATTAGTAAGTAAGGAAAACTGGATGGAGAAGAATTTCAACGAATTTGAGCCCATTGTGGACAAGATTGGAGCTGGCTTCAGAGATAGTTATCAGCTTGCAAAGGAGAAAGCAAGTCAAGGATTGGGTTCAGAAACTGATTTGACGCAGCTTAAGTCAGATGATGCTGAAAGTGAACTTGAATGGATGAAGGATGAGAGGCTTAGGGAGATTGTATTCAAAGTAAGAGATAATGAGCTGTCAGGAAGAGATCCATTTCATCTTATGGATGAAGAAGATAAGCTCGCCTTCTTTAATGGCCTTGACAAGAAAGTCGAACAAGAGAACAGAAAGCTGCTGAAGTTGCACGAATATCTTCATTCAAACATAGATAACCTTGATTATGGAGCAG ATGGCATTAGTGTGTATGATCCGCCAGAGAAAGTCATACCTCGGTGGAAAGTCCCACCTGCAGAGAGGAACCCTGAGTTCCTCAACAACTTTGTGGAACAAAGAAAGGAACTTGTTTCTGAAGGCCTTAAAAGCTCGTTTCTCTCGAGGAAAACTGCAAAAGAAGATGTTAATACATCAGAAAAACTATCTTCCCTCGAGAATAGTGCTGTGGCAGCAAATGACTCTGATCCAAGGGCAGAAGTAAAGAAAGATATTTCAGTGTCTTCAAAGACTGTAATAGAAGGTAGTGATGGTTCTATTAGGGCAGGCAAAAAACAGGGAAAGGCGTTCTGGCAGCATACGAAGAAATGGTCTGAAGGTTTTCTTGAGTCTTATAATGCTGAATCAGACCCGGAAGCCAAAGCTGTAATGAGAGACATAGGGGAAGATTTGGACCGATGGATCACCgagaaagaaataaaggaagcaGCTGAGCTAATGGACAAACTCCCCGAAAAAGGATTCATTAAACAGAAACTCAATAAGGTGAGAAGGGAAATGGAACTTTATGGGCCCCAAGCTGTTGTGAGCAAGTATCGTGAATATGCtgaagaaaaggaagaagatTACCTGTGGTGGCTAGATCTTCCCCATGTTCTG TGCATTGAGTTGTACACTGTTGAGGATGGGGAGGAGAGAGCTGGTTTCTATTCATTGGAGATGGCTGCTGATCTAGAGCTGGATCCTAAGCCATATCATGTTATTGCTTTCGAGGATGCTGGTGACTGCAAGAATCTTTGCTATATCATACAAGCTAAGATGGAAATGCTAGGAAATGGAAATGTTTTCGTCATTGCTAGACCGCCCAAG GATGCTTACCGCGAAGCCAAAGCAAACGGGTTCAGTGTGACTGTCATCAAGAAAGGGCAATTGCAGCTGAACATGGACCAGACGTTGGAAGAAGTCGAAGAGTCGATAGCAGAGATAGGAAGCAAGATATACCATGATAGCATCACGAAGGAGCGGTCCGTAGATGTGAATGGATTGATGAAGGGGGTGTTCGGCATCACCAAACCTACTACCAAGAG GAAGAAGTCGAAAAGAAAATCAAGGAGGCAAATCAAGCCTTGA
- the LOC121751679 gene encoding E3 ubiquitin-protein ligase SINAT3-like, with product MESSIECVTDGLMDEDEISSQFSSSKSSHTNINTNNLNGIVINPATSVHELLECPVCTNSMYPPIHQCHNGHTICSTCKVRVHNKCPTCRHELGDIRCLALEKVAESLELPCKYSTLGCPEIFPYYGKLKHEAACNFRPYTCPYAGSECSVVGDIPYLVAHLRDDHKVDMHSGCTFNHRYVKSNPRDVENATWMLTVFHCFGQYFCLHFEAFQLGMAPVYMAFLRFMGDEMDARNYSYSLEVGGNGRKLIWEGTPRSIRDSHRKVRDSHDGLIIQRNMALFFSGGDRKELKLRVTGRIWKEQQNLEGGACIPNFCS from the exons ATGGAATCCAGCATTGAATGCGTAACTGACGGATTAATGGACGAAGATGAGATCTCTTCTCAGTTTTCGTCTTCGAAGTCGTCTCACACTAATATCAACACCAATAATCTGAATGGGATAGTTATTAATCCGGCGACGAGTGTTCACGAGCTTCTAGAATGCCCTGTTTGCACCAATTCTATGTACCCTCCAATCCATCAg TGTCACAACGGTCATACCATATGTTCGACATGTAAAGTAAGGGTCCATAACAAATGTCCGACTTGTAGGCATGAGCTTGGTGATATAAGATGTTTAGCACTAGAAAAGGTTGCTGAATCACTTGAACTTCCTTGCAAGTATTCCACCCTTGGATGCCCCGAGATCTTTCCTTATTATGGTAAGTTGAAACATGAGGCAGCCTGTAATTTTAGGCCTTACACCTGCCCATATGCTGGATCAGAGTGCTCCGTCGTTGGGGATATTCCTTACCTAGTTGCTCACTTGCGTGACGATCACAAAGTGGACATGCATTCTGGATGCACATTCAATCATCGCTATGTTAAATCAAATCCTCGGGATGTAGAGAATGCCACATGGATGCTGACT GTATTCCATTGTTTTGGCCAGTATTTTTGCCTGCATTTCGAAGCTTTCCAACTGGGCATGGCTCCTGTCTACATGGCTTTTCTTCGATTCATGGGAGACGAGATGGATGCCCGTAACTACAGCTACAGTTTGGAGGTTGGGGGAAACGGCCGGAAGCTTATATGGGAGGGCACCCCTCGGAGCATCAGAGACAGTCACCGGAAGGTTAGGGACAGCCATGATGGCCTAATCATACAACGGAATATGGCCCTCTTCTTCTCAGGAGGGGACAGGAAAGAACTCAAGCTTCGTGTGACGGGGCGAATATGGAAGGAACAACAGAACCTAGAGGGAGGAGCTTGCATACCCAACTTCTGCAGCTAA